One Antennarius striatus isolate MH-2024 chromosome 17, ASM4005453v1, whole genome shotgun sequence genomic window carries:
- the atxn3 gene encoding ataxin-3 isoform X1, translated as MFDRKLNMDSIFHEKQEGSLCAQHCLNNLLQGEYFTPVDLSSIAHQLDEEERMRMAEGGMASEEYRTFLQQPSGNMDDSGFFSIQVISNALRVWGLEIILFNSREYQSLMVNPINEKAFICNYKEHWFTIRKLGQQWFNLNSLLTGPELISDTYLALFLAQLQQEGYSIFVIRGNLPECEAEQILGFMRVHQQQRPRLIGEEEAQTSAGRSAALAQMEMGVGAEDEVVDEDDEQLKRALALSRQDIDVEDEEADLRRAIQLSMQGAVMSSESSDCEKGNVKSGSQVAGSTSEQKEVKKETLTAEELRKRRQAYFDRQQQAQPDTPTQPDTESTCGSGSQNTGLEDQQQKRSQ; from the exons ATGTTTGACAGAAAGCTGAATATGGATTCCATATTTCACGAGAAA CAAGAGGGCTCCCTTTGTGCCCAGCACTGTCTCAACAACCTGCTCCAGGGTGAGTACTTCACTCCCGTGGATCTGTCCTCCATCGCTCACCAgcttgatgaagaggagaggatgaggatggcgGAGGGAGGAATGGCCAGCGAGGAGTATAGAACTTTCTTACAG CAACCATCTGGGAACATGGATGACAGCGGTTTCTTCTCAATTCAA GTAATTAGCAATGCTCTGAGAGTATGGGGCCTGGAAATAATCCTCTTCAACAGCCGGGAGTATCAGAGCTTGATGGTTAATCCAAT AAATGAGAAAGCCTTTATTTGCAACTATAAAGAGCATTGGTTTACTATACGGAAACTTGGACAACAG TGGTTTAATCTGAACTCATTGTTGACTGGACCAGAGTTGATATCAGACACCTATCTAGCACTTTTCCTTGCACAGTTACAACAAGAAG GTTATTCAATATTTGTGATCCGAGGAAACCTCCCGGAGTGTGAAGCAGAACAGATCCTCGGATTCATGAGAGTGCACCAGCAACAGAGACCAAGGCTtattggagaggaggaggctcAGACAAGTGCTGG CAGATCAGCAGCTCTGGCACAAATGGAAATGGGTGTTGGTGCAGAAGATGAGGTtgttgatgaagatgatgagcaGCTGAAGAGAGCTCTGGCACTCAGCAGACAGGACAtagatgtggaagatgaagaagctGATCTACGCAGGGCAATACAGCTCAGCATGCAAG GAGCTGTAATGAGCAGCGAGTCTTCAGACTGTGAAAAGGGAAATGTGAAATCAGGGAGCCAGGTAGCAGGAAGCACTAGTGAACAAAAAGAAGTTAAGAAGGAAACGCTTACAGCCGAGGAACTTAGGAAGAGGAGACAAGCCTACTTTGATCG GCAACAACAAGCTCAGCCAGACACTCcaacacaaccagacacagaATCAACATGTGGCTCGG GGTCACAAAACACTGGACTGGAGGACCAACAACAAAAACGTAGTCAGTGA
- the atxn3 gene encoding ataxin-3 isoform X2 yields MRMAEGGMASEEYRTFLQQPSGNMDDSGFFSIQVISNALRVWGLEIILFNSREYQSLMVNPINEKAFICNYKEHWFTIRKLGQQWFNLNSLLTGPELISDTYLALFLAQLQQEGYSIFVIRGNLPECEAEQILGFMRVHQQQRPRLIGEEEAQTSAGRSAALAQMEMGVGAEDEVVDEDDEQLKRALALSRQDIDVEDEEADLRRAIQLSMQGAVMSSESSDCEKGNVKSGSQVAGSTSEQKEVKKETLTAEELRKRRQAYFDRQQQAQPDTPTQPDTESTCGSGSQNTGLEDQQQKRSQ; encoded by the exons atgaggatggcgGAGGGAGGAATGGCCAGCGAGGAGTATAGAACTTTCTTACAG CAACCATCTGGGAACATGGATGACAGCGGTTTCTTCTCAATTCAA GTAATTAGCAATGCTCTGAGAGTATGGGGCCTGGAAATAATCCTCTTCAACAGCCGGGAGTATCAGAGCTTGATGGTTAATCCAAT AAATGAGAAAGCCTTTATTTGCAACTATAAAGAGCATTGGTTTACTATACGGAAACTTGGACAACAG TGGTTTAATCTGAACTCATTGTTGACTGGACCAGAGTTGATATCAGACACCTATCTAGCACTTTTCCTTGCACAGTTACAACAAGAAG GTTATTCAATATTTGTGATCCGAGGAAACCTCCCGGAGTGTGAAGCAGAACAGATCCTCGGATTCATGAGAGTGCACCAGCAACAGAGACCAAGGCTtattggagaggaggaggctcAGACAAGTGCTGG CAGATCAGCAGCTCTGGCACAAATGGAAATGGGTGTTGGTGCAGAAGATGAGGTtgttgatgaagatgatgagcaGCTGAAGAGAGCTCTGGCACTCAGCAGACAGGACAtagatgtggaagatgaagaagctGATCTACGCAGGGCAATACAGCTCAGCATGCAAG GAGCTGTAATGAGCAGCGAGTCTTCAGACTGTGAAAAGGGAAATGTGAAATCAGGGAGCCAGGTAGCAGGAAGCACTAGTGAACAAAAAGAAGTTAAGAAGGAAACGCTTACAGCCGAGGAACTTAGGAAGAGGAGACAAGCCTACTTTGATCG GCAACAACAAGCTCAGCCAGACACTCcaacacaaccagacacagaATCAACATGTGGCTCGG GGTCACAAAACACTGGACTGGAGGACCAACAACAAAAACGTAGTCAGTGA
- the serpina10b gene encoding protein Z-dependent protease inhibitor, with protein MSAHKMMGFIFLVVYMCFFIPVQQARIDGPTISDLSFKNMDFAMNLYRKISTYHDKNIFFSPLSISTSFAALLMASDGVTHTEILKGINLDELERADQPDLLPKLFQLLNENITQNGSLKLDQGMALFIHTQFEAENLFQDQIKMFFDADIKAIDFSNTKGSISLINEYIKQKTNGKVTEMISTLDEMTQLMLINTIFFQGTWKMPFNPNFTYNAPFYIDNYSVVQVPMMFKDDKFYMMDDVPLGAKVLKLPYLEGVSMLILLPNKGMDYTEIDEEITAERFSSWIRKLRKVKLEVNMPKFKMEQSYSLHDLLPDMGMGSVFSNSANLTKLSKNERLKVSEVLHKAVIDVDETGTTAAAATTIGITSYSLPKTFTINRPFFFFIYHENTNCMLFMGRVIDPTKN; from the exons ATGTCAGCACACAAGATGATGGGATTTATTTTCCTTGTGGTCTACATGTGCTTTTTCATTCCGGTCCAACAAGCACGCATTGATGGTCCCACAATCTCAGATCTTTCCTTCAAAAACATGGATTTTGCCATGAACCTTTACAGGAAAATATCCACTTACCATgacaaaaacatctttttctcACCTCTGAGCATCTCCACTAGCTTCGCTGCTCTTTTAATGGCTTCAGATGGTGTCACACACACGGAAATACTTAAAGGGATTAACCTGGATGAGCTGGAGCGGGCAGACCAGCCAGATCTTCTCCCAAAACTCTTTCAACTCCTTAATGAGAACATCACACAGAATGGATCATTGAAATTGGATCAAGGCATGGCCCTCTTTATTCACACACAGTTTGAAGCGGAGAATTTATTTCAGGACCAAATTAAGATGTTTTTTGATGCAGACATCAAAGCTATAGATTTTAGCAACACAAAAGGAAGTATCAGCCTCATCAACGAGTATATCAAGCAGAAAACTAATGGCAAGGTGACAGAGATGATTTCCACCTTGGATGAAATGACTCAACTCATGTTAATCAACACAATTTTCTTCCAGG GCACCTGGAAGATGCCTTTCAACCCCAATTTTACTTATAACGCACCCTTCTACATTGACAACTACAGTGTTGTGCAGGTGCCGATGATGTTTAAAGATGATAAGTTCTACATGATGGATGATGTTCCTCTTGGTGCCAAAGTGCTTAAGCTTCCATACCTGGAAGGTGTTTCTATGCTCATCCTGCTGCCAAACAAAGGCATGGACTACACAGAAATTGATGAGGAAATCACAGCTGAGAGGTTTTCAAGCTGGATCAGAAAGTTGAGAAAAGT CAAACTAGAAGTCAATATGCCCAAATTCAAGATGGAGCAGTCGTACTCCTTACACGACCTTCTGCCAGACATGGGCATGGGCAGCGTGTTCAGTAATTCAGCCAATCTCACAAAGTTGAGTAAGAATGAACGCCTCAAGGTGTCAGAG GTGCTACACAAGGCTGTGATTGATGTGGATGAGACTGGAaccacagcagcagctgccACAACAATCGGCATCACTTCGTATTCCTTACCCAAGACCTTCACCATCAACAGAccgttcttcttcttcatatACCACGAAAACACAAACTGCATGCTGTTCATGGGGAGGGTGATTGACCCCACCAAAAACTAG